Within the Gloeobacter kilaueensis JS1 genome, the region GGCCCTTGAAGAGGCGATCGGCCATTACGGCGTCGGTGGGGTGCTGCTGTTTGGCGGCAGCCTGGGCGATACGTCGATCAAGATTGAGGCGATGCAGCGGCAGGCTGCCGTGCCGCTTCTTGTCGCCGCCGATCTGGAGGCGGGCTGTGGCCAGCACATTGGCGGTGCGACGCGGCTACCGACGGCCCGCGCCATCGGCGAGGCGAACGACCTCGATCTTGCCCGCCGCTGTGGCGAAATCACCGCCCGCGAGGCCCGCGCTGTCGGGATCAACTGGGTTCTCGCCCCCTGCCTTGACCTGCAAAGCAATCCCCGCAACCCGGTGATTGCCCTGCGCGCCTTCGCCGAAAAACCCGAGCAGGTCGCCCGGCTGGGGACCGCCTTCGCCGCCGGCCTGCGTAGCGGCGGGGTACTCTCAGCCGCCAAGCACTTTCCTGGCCACGGCGATGTCGAGGTCGATTCCCATCTGGTGCTGCCGGTGGTGGACCGCGAGCGGGCGCAACTGGAGCGCGAGGACTGGTTGCCTTTTAAAGCAGTGCTGGCAGCCGGCATCGACAGTTTGATCACCGCCCACCTGCGGGTGCTGTCCCTCGATCCTGACCGGCCCGCCACCTTCTCTCGCCGGATCTTAAGTGAGATCGTGCGCGGCGAGTGGGGCTACGAGGGCTTGATCGTCACCGACGCCCTCACCATGGGAGCGGTGGCGGGCTGGCCGGAACCGGCGGTGTGCGCCCTCGAAGCGGGGGCGGATGTGATCTTGATGCCCGAGAGCGTCCCGGTTGCCGTCGATCAGATCTGCGCCGCTCTGCGGCAGGGCCGCCTCAGCGAAGAGCGCCTCTACGCCTCGGTGGCGCGGGTGCTCGCAGCCAAGGCGGGCCTCGGTGCTGCTACTGCTGCCCTCGTCGATCTCGAAGGGCTGGACGGCCCGGCTCTGGAGCGCCAGATTGCCCGGCGGGCGATTGCCGTCGATCGCGACCGGATGGGACTGTTGCCCCTCGATCGCACCTGCCCGGTGCTGCAGATTCTCGTGGTCGATCGCGCCCTGGACGGGTCGGTGCTGCCGGACTCTGTTCTGTTAGATGTGGAGCTGGGCTTTGAAAGCTACTGGCTGGAGGCGGACTGCCCACCGGCTTTCTTGCAGTTTCTCGTCGAGCGGGCTGCTGTGAGCGGGCGCATTCTCGTGCAGGTGCTCACGCCGCTGCGGGCCTACCGGGGCAGCGCCGGTGTCCACGGGGCCGCTGAAACTTTTCTGCGCACCGTTGCCGGGGAGCGGACGATCCTGGCAAGCTTTGGTAACCCCTACCTGGGCCGGGATTTTGAGGCGCTATCGACCGTTGTCAACGCCTTCAACAACAGCCCAGCCAGCCACGCTGCCCTGCTCGAACGCCTCGAAAGCTAGCGTCCGTTACAATTTCTGTGCAACTTGCAGCCAGCCATGACACAGTTCGATCTGACCAGTTATCTTCGCCAGAGCCGGCGGCAGGTAGAAGCCGCCCTCGATCGCTACCTGCCCCTGCAGTACCCCGAAAAACTCTACGAGTCGATGCGCTATTCGCTGTTGGGAGGGGGCAAGCGCCTGCGACCGATTCTCTGCCTGACCACCAACCAGATGTGTGACGGGACATCGGCGATGGCCCTGCCCACCGCCTGTGCGCTGGAGATGGTGCATACCATGTCCCTCATCCACGACGACCTGCCGGCGATGGACGACGACGAGTACCGCCGGGGCCAGAAGACCAATCACATCGTCTTCGGCGAAGACATGGCGATCCTGGCGGGCGACGCGCTATTGGCCTACGCCTTTCAGCTCATCGCCGAGCAGACGGTAGGCGTGAGTCCCGAGCGCGTCGTCCGCGTACTCGGACTGTTGGGCAAAGCGGCGAGCGGAGCCGGGCTGGTGGGCGGGCAAGTTGTCGATCTTGCCTCAGAAGGTCAGGACATTGCGCTTGAGACTCTTGAGTATATTCATATCCATAAAACCGGCGCTCTGCTCGAAGTTTCGGTGATCTCAGGAGCGATCCTGGCTGGAGCGGCGGAGGCAGAAATCGAGCGGCTCACCCGCTACAGCCGCTGTATCGGCCTTGCCTTTCAGATCAAAGACGACCTGCTCGATATCACCGGTACCCAACAGGAACTGGGAAAAACCGCCGGCAAAGATCTGCGCGACCACAAGGCCACTTACCCGAGCCTTTTAGGCTACGAGGGAGCCTGCAAGCGGGCGGAGCAGCTTTTTGAAGAAGCAGTGGCGGAGCTTGCAATCTTTGGTAAACGGGCAGAGCCACTTACCGCCCTGGCAGAATATATCGTCCGCCGCAGCCACTGAGACTGTCGCTGCCGTCCACATTGATTTTGATGAGACAAGTACTGTCTGTCCACCGTAGATGTCGAGAAACCGGCATCTATTGTCTTTGGTGCCTATCAAAAACATGCGCGCCTCATCGCATTTTGTGCGACTATTAGACTTGGAACATGTGTGTGTTCATATGGTTGAGGAGTGCGTGAGATGCGTAACGTGTATGTGAGCTGGGGTCTGGCAGGTGCGCTCGGCCTGCTGGCGGTGATAAGCCAGCCAGCCCAGGCAGAAGTTCCGACTACCAGCGTCAACGACCTGAGCAATCCGTCGCTGTTCACCAAAGATTCGCCTAAGAGTTCACAGGTCAACTCGGTTTCGGAGTTGACCGACGTAGACCCCAACTCCTGGGCTTTCCAGGCGCTCAAGAACGTTGTCGAGCGCTACGGCTGTTTAGAGGGTTATCCCAACAAGACTTACAAGGGCAACCGGCCCTTGTCGCGCTACGAGTTTGCGGCGGGGTTGAATGCTTGTCTTGAGAAGGTCAACGAGCTTATCACCGCTTCGACGAGCAATCTGGCGACCAAAGAAGACTTAGCGGTGCTGCAGCGGCTGGCAGAAGAGTTTCGAAACGAACTGGCGGCGTTGCGGGGCCGGGTAGATTTTCTTGAGGCGAAGACAAAGGAACTGGAGTCGAAGCTATTTAGTACGACGGCGAAGTTGGACGCCGAGGTGATCATGTCCGCCGAGATTCAGGGGGCGGATGTGAATGCGTTCATTCGGGACAGTGCGGGAAACTTGCAGCTGACGGGTGGTGGAGCGAACGTCAACTCGATAGCGCGGACGCGGTTGAACATTCGAGCGAACTCGCTGATAACCCGAGGGGACCAGTTGCGGATTCGTCTGAATGGCCGGACGGGGGATTCGACGCCGTTTACGTCTTCCCAGGGCCGGGTGGCGCGCATTGATTATGCGGGAGCAGCGGGGGACACTTCTCCGACGGGAGTGGCGGCGGTCGATTTTGACAAGGTGTACTACGACTTTCCGCTGTCATTTTTTGGTGGGGTCGATAACGTCCGCATCCGCTTTGGACCCAGAATCGAAAACATCGACCTGCTAGGCCGCAACAAGTACACGGTCAACGAAGCGCAAAACTTCTCCTGGCGCAACTTCCGCAAAGATCCGCTCTTTATTCAGATCCAAGAAAGTTCTCACCCCGGCGTGCACGCCGACATTCGCTTCAGCCGCGACTTTGCCCTGCGCATCTTCTACGCAGCTCGCGACGGTGGCTCGGCGGGCGGTCAGGCGGTCAACGGTCAATTCCCCTACGGTGGTTCGGGCCTGTTCGGCGGCAGCACCCAGATCGCGGCTGAGATTGGCTTCCGGCCTACTCCGTCGATCGACATCGGCCTGGGCTACAGCTATCTCAACGTCTCCTCCGCCGGTGGCAGCAGTGGCTTTATTTTCGGAGACGCCTCGGGGGCAGGTGGCGGCGATGCGCGCCTGCAGTACAACGCGGCCAATGTCTCCAATATTGGCCACAACGTGTTTGCAGCCCACGTCGATTGGGATATTACCCCCGGCATCGCCATCTTTGGCCGCTACAGCTACGATACGGCCAACTTCTATGGCCGCACCGGCAACCCCCTCAACGTCGGCGGTTCGATCGATGCCAACACCTGGATGGCGGGTCTTGCCCTACCGGATCTCTTTGGCAAGGGCAACCTCTTCGAGGCGGCGATCGTACAACCCATCCAGATCTCCAACAACGGCGTCATCGGCTTTGTGACAGGTACGACCAACCCGGCCACAGATCCGCGCTCCAACACGCAGATCTTCCGGGGCAACATCGACCCGCGCACGGGTCTACTTAGCTCCACCGGTCTGCCGTACCTGCGCAACGGCACCGAGTACGACGTATCGGTGGCCTACCGCTACCGGGTCACCGATCGCCTGTCCCTTACTCCGGAGGTTTTGTTCGTCATCAACCCGAACGGCGTGAACCAGCAGGGCATCACCGTCGGCAACCTCAGAGCCACCTTCGAGTTCTAGTTCCAGCCCACTCCAAACCATCCGAGGGTAGCGGGTTCTGGCCCGGTGCTCTCGGATAGTGCAAAACATTCTATGCACCAGCTTCAAAGTATGGCATCCTGGATGCTAGCCTTATGGTGCGAGTGTGTCTGTTTGGTTGAGGAGTGTGAAAGATGCGTAACGTGTATGTGAGCTGGGGTCTGGCAGGTGCGCTCGGCCTGCTGGCGGTGATAAGCCAGCCAGCCCAGGCAGAAGTTCCGACTACCAGCGTCAACGACCTGAGCAATCCGTCGCTGTTCACCAAAGATTCGCCTAAGAGTTCACAGGTCAACTCGGTTTCGGAGTTGACCGACGTAGACCCCAACTCCTGGGCTTTCCAGGCGCTCAAGAACGTTGTCGAGCGCTACGGCTGTTTAGAGGGTTATCCCAACAAGACTTACAAGGGCAACCGGCCCTTGTCGCGCTACGAGTTTGCGGCGGGGTTGAATGCTTGTCTTGAGAAGGTCAACGAGCTTATCACCGCTTCGACGAGCAATCTGGCGACCAAAGAAGACTTAGCGGTGCTGCAGCGGCTGGCAGAAGAGTTTCGAAACGAACTGGCGGCGTTGCGGGGCCGGGTAGATTTTCTTGAGGCGAAGACAAAGGAACTGGAGTCGAAGCTATTTAGTACGACGGCGAAGTTGGACGCCGAGGTGATCATGTCCGCCGAGATTCAGGGGGCGGATGTGAATGCGTTCATTCGGGACAGTGCGGGAAACTTGCAGCTGACGGGTGGTGGAGCGAACGTCAACTCGATAGCGCGGACGCGGTTGAACATTCGAGCGAACTCGCTGATAACCCGAGGGGACCAGTTGCGGATTCGTCTGAATGGCCGGACGGGGGATTCGACGCCGTTTACGTCTTCCCAGGGCCGGGTGGCGCGCATTGATTATGCGGGAGCAGCGGGGGACACTTCTCCGACGGGAGTGGCGGCGGTCGATTTTGACAAGGTGTACTACGACTTTCCGCTGTCATTTTTTGGTGGGGTCGATAACGTCCGCATCCGCTTCGGACCGCGCATTGAGGCGATCGACTTGCTGGCGCGCATGAAGTACACGGTCAACGAAGGCCAGAACTTCTCCTGGGGCAACTTCAAGCGCGATCCGCTTTTCACCGAAATTACCAACGGTCCGCACCCCGGTGCGCATTTAGACATCCGCTTCAGCCGCGACTTTGCCCTGCGCGTGCTCTATATCGCCTACGACGGCGGTTCGGCGGGTGGGGCGGCGCTGCCTGGTCAGTTCCCCTTCGGTGGCTCGGGTCTTTTTGGCGGTACGACCCAGATCGCGGCTGAGATTGGCTTCCGGCCCACCCCGTCGATCGACATCGGCCTGGGCTACAGCTACATCAACCTCTCCTCGGCGAGCAGCGTCGGCGGCTTTATCTACGGTGCGGCCTCCAGCTTCGGCGGCGGCGATGCCCGATTGGTCTACAACACGGCCAATGTCGGCAACATCGGCCACAACGTGTTTCTGGCCCACGTCGATTGGGACATTACCCCCGGCATCGCCATCTTTGGCCGCTACAGCTACGACACCGCCAACTTCTATGGCCGCACCGGCAACCCCCTCAACGTCGGCGGTTCGCTCGACTCCAATACCTGGATGGCGGGCTTGGCTCTGCCGGATCTCTTTGGCAAGGGCAACCTCTTCGAGGCGGCGATCATCCAGCCCATCCAGATCTCCAACAACGGTGTGATCGCCTTCACGCCAGGGGTGACCAACTCGTCTACCGACCCACGCGGTAACCTCAATATTTTCCGGGGCAACGTCAACCCCATTACCGGCCAGATTAGCGGGACTGGTCTGCCGTACCTGCGCAACGGCACCGAGTACGACGTGGCGGTGGCCTACCGCTACCGGGTTACCGATCGCCTGTCCCTTACTCCGGAGGTTTTGTTCGTCATCAACCCGAACGGCGTGAACCAGCAGGGCATCACCGTCGGCAACCTCAGAGCCACCTTCGAATTCTAGATTGCTACTTTTGCTACAAAAATACCGGGCCACCGCCCGGTATTTTTTTGAGCAGAGAAAGACATTCTATGCATTTCATCCAGAAGGCAACGCTGGTTCATAGAATGGCAGTCTCTTATCTGTACGGGGGCAGGCCGTGAACTGGGACTCGCCGATCGATCTTGCCACTGCTGGTTCGCCCGCAGCGCTCTCCCACCAGTCGTTGCGCGAGAATATCGAGCTGGTGGAGCAATTGCTCAGACAGGTGGCCTTCCAGGAAGGTGGCAGCGAACTGGTCGAATTGCTCGAAAGGCTCTGGGCATCTCAAGACGGCAGCGAGGAAGGGCTGGCGCTCATCCGGGCGCTGTCGCTCGAACAGTCGGTGCTCGCCATTCGCGCCTTCTCGATCTACTTTCAGCTCATCAACATCGTCGAGCAGCACCACGAGCGCAAGCTGTTGCGGCTGCAGGCGAGCTTCAGCGCCGATACGGCCCAGCCGGGCTCGTTTTGCTGGTTGTTCGATGAACTGAAGAGCCTGGGCATCTCAAGTCCCGAGATCGAGCGCGTCCTCCAGCAGCTCGACGTGCGGCTGGTCTTCACCGCCCACCCCACCGAGATCATCCGGCGGACGATCCGCACCAAGCACCGCCGGATTGCCAATTTGCTCGACGAACTGGATGGTGCCCTCTCGGAGTGGCAGCAGCAGCAGCTGCGCGCCGACATTCTCGAGGTGATTCAGCTGTGGTGGCGCACCGACGAATTGCATCAGGTGCGGCCAACGGTGCTCGACGAAGTTGCCCACACCGTCCATTACTTCGAGGAGGTGCTCTTTGAGACGTTGCCCAGGGTAAGGGCCGAACTGACGCGCTGTCTGGCCCAGTTTCATCCGGCTCTCACCCGCTCGGTCGGCACCTTCTGTCGCTTTGGCTCGTGGGTGGGGGCCGACCGCGACGGCAACCCTTCGGTCACCGCCTTGATCACCTGGAAGACGGCCTGCTACCAGCGCGGCGTCGTGCTGGGCAAATACCTGCACAGTATCGAGCGGTTGCGCGACCGGCTGAGCGTGGCCGACAGTCCGCCCCAGGATCTGATCTTGTCGCTCGAAGAGGACCAACGCGCTCTGGGCGAGGTCTACGAGCGCTATGCGATCGTTTACCGGCAGGAGCCTTACCGCCTCAAGCTCTCGTTTATCCTGGCGCGGCTCAAGCGCACCCGCGAGCGCAACTGCTGGCTGGAGGAGCACGGGCCGCAGCGCCTGAGCCAGCCGGACGATCCGTCCTGGCAGCACTACTACCGCGATGCGTCAGAATTTTTGGCGGAACTGCAGCTGGTGCAGCAGTGCCTGCGGCTGACGGGGCTGGTCTGCCGCGAGCTGGAAATGTTGATCGAGCAGGTGGGAGCGTTCGGCTTTCACCTCGCTCACCTCGACATCCGCCAGGACAGCGCCCGCCACGAGGAGACGCTCTCAGAAGTGGCCTCCCGCCTGCGCCTGCTGGATAAAGCCTACGAGGACTTGTCGGAGATAGAAAGGCGCGAGTGGCTGGTGCGCGAGCTGCAGACGCTGCGTCCGCTCATCCCGGCGGAGCTACCGTTCTCGGCGCGCACCGAAGAGACAATCCAGACCTTCCGGATGATCCGGCGGCTGCAAAAGGAGTTCGGCACCGACATCTGCAACACCTACATCATCTCGATGAGCCGCCAGGCGAGCGACCTGTTGGAGGTGCTGCTCTTAGCCGAAGAAGCCGGGCTTTTTGATCCGGCGACCGGCACCGGCAGTCTGATGGTCGTGCCCCTGTTTGAGACCATCGAAGATCTGCGCAGCGCCCCGGAGGTGCTGGAGCAACTTTTTGCCCTGCCGCTGTATCGCTGTTACCTCACCTGCCACGGCAACCTGCAGGAGGTGATGCTGGGCTACTCCGACTCCAACAAAGATTCCGGGTTTCTGGCAAGCAACTGGGAGATCTTCCAGGCCCAGCAGCACATCGAACAGGTCGCCCGCCGCCACGGCGTTCAATTGCGAATCTTTCATGGCCGGGGTGGTTCTGTGGGCCGGGGCGGTGGACCGGCCTACCAGGCGATTCTGGCCCAGCCCGACGGGACGGTGAGTGGCCGCATCAAGATTACCGAGCAGGGCGAAGTGCTCGCCTCCAAGTACTCGCTTCCCGAACTGGCGGCTTTTAATATCGAGACGGTGGTAGCGGCGGTGGTGCAGGCGAGTCTGCTGCCGGCCAGCCCCCCCGGCAGCCGCAGCTGGGAGTTGCGGATGCAGGAGTTGTCGGATGTCGCCCGCCGCACCTACCGCGAGCTGATCTACGAGCAGGAAGGCTTTATCGACTTTTTCTGCCACGTCACCCCCATCGACGAAATTGCCCAGTTGCAGATCAGCTCCCGCCCCGCCCGCCGCGAGGGCCGCCGGGATCTGGCGAGTCTGCGGGCGATTCCCTGGGTCTTTTCCTGGACCCAGAGCCGCTTTTTGCTGCCCTCCTGGTACGGCGTCGGTACAGCCCTGGCTGGCTTCATCGACTGCAACTACGAGCGCAACCTGGCGGAGTTGCGGTCGATGTACCGCAACTGGCCTTTCTTTCGCGCTGCCCTCTCCAAAGTCGAGATGACGATCGCCAAGGTCGATCTGGGCCTGGCCCGCCACTACGTCCAGGAGTTGCTGCCCGAGGAGTACGTCCCGGCAGGCCGGCGGATCTTCCGGCTCATCGAGAGCGAGTTCGAGCGCACCGAAGACGCCCTGTTGCTCATCGCCGAACACCGGCACCTGCTTGAGGACAACCCGCCCCTGCAGCGCTCGATCGCCCTGCGCAACGCTTCGATTGCGCCTTTAGGCTACTTGCAGGCAATCTTGCTCAAGTACCTGCGCGGTACGGCC harbors:
- the crtE gene encoding geranylgeranyl diphosphate synthase CrtE is translated as MTQFDLTSYLRQSRRQVEAALDRYLPLQYPEKLYESMRYSLLGGGKRLRPILCLTTNQMCDGTSAMALPTACALEMVHTMSLIHDDLPAMDDDEYRRGQKTNHIVFGEDMAILAGDALLAYAFQLIAEQTVGVSPERVVRVLGLLGKAASGAGLVGGQVVDLASEGQDIALETLEYIHIHKTGALLEVSVISGAILAGAAEAEIERLTRYSRCIGLAFQIKDDLLDITGTQQELGKTAGKDLRDHKATYPSLLGYEGACKRAEQLFEEAVAELAIFGKRAEPLTALAEYIVRRSH
- a CDS encoding iron uptake porin, with the protein product MRNVYVSWGLAGALGLLAVISQPAQAEVPTTSVNDLSNPSLFTKDSPKSSQVNSVSELTDVDPNSWAFQALKNVVERYGCLEGYPNKTYKGNRPLSRYEFAAGLNACLEKVNELITASTSNLATKEDLAVLQRLAEEFRNELAALRGRVDFLEAKTKELESKLFSTTAKLDAEVIMSAEIQGADVNAFIRDSAGNLQLTGGGANVNSIARTRLNIRANSLITRGDQLRIRLNGRTGDSTPFTSSQGRVARIDYAGAAGDTSPTGVAAVDFDKVYYDFPLSFFGGVDNVRIRFGPRIENIDLLGRNKYTVNEAQNFSWRNFRKDPLFIQIQESSHPGVHADIRFSRDFALRIFYAARDGGSAGGQAVNGQFPYGGSGLFGGSTQIAAEIGFRPTPSIDIGLGYSYLNVSSAGGSSGFIFGDASGAGGGDARLQYNAANVSNIGHNVFAAHVDWDITPGIAIFGRYSYDTANFYGRTGNPLNVGGSIDANTWMAGLALPDLFGKGNLFEAAIVQPIQISNNGVIGFVTGTTNPATDPRSNTQIFRGNIDPRTGLLSSTGLPYLRNGTEYDVSVAYRYRVTDRLSLTPEVLFVINPNGVNQQGITVGNLRATFEF
- the ppc gene encoding phosphoenolpyruvate carboxylase → MNWDSPIDLATAGSPAALSHQSLRENIELVEQLLRQVAFQEGGSELVELLERLWASQDGSEEGLALIRALSLEQSVLAIRAFSIYFQLINIVEQHHERKLLRLQASFSADTAQPGSFCWLFDELKSLGISSPEIERVLQQLDVRLVFTAHPTEIIRRTIRTKHRRIANLLDELDGALSEWQQQQLRADILEVIQLWWRTDELHQVRPTVLDEVAHTVHYFEEVLFETLPRVRAELTRCLAQFHPALTRSVGTFCRFGSWVGADRDGNPSVTALITWKTACYQRGVVLGKYLHSIERLRDRLSVADSPPQDLILSLEEDQRALGEVYERYAIVYRQEPYRLKLSFILARLKRTRERNCWLEEHGPQRLSQPDDPSWQHYYRDASEFLAELQLVQQCLRLTGLVCRELEMLIEQVGAFGFHLAHLDIRQDSARHEETLSEVASRLRLLDKAYEDLSEIERREWLVRELQTLRPLIPAELPFSARTEETIQTFRMIRRLQKEFGTDICNTYIISMSRQASDLLEVLLLAEEAGLFDPATGTGSLMVVPLFETIEDLRSAPEVLEQLFALPLYRCYLTCHGNLQEVMLGYSDSNKDSGFLASNWEIFQAQQHIEQVARRHGVQLRIFHGRGGSVGRGGGPAYQAILAQPDGTVSGRIKITEQGEVLASKYSLPELAAFNIETVVAAVVQASLLPASPPGSRSWELRMQELSDVARRTYRELIYEQEGFIDFFCHVTPIDEIAQLQISSRPARREGRRDLASLRAIPWVFSWTQSRFLLPSWYGVGTALAGFIDCNYERNLAELRSMYRNWPFFRAALSKVEMTIAKVDLGLARHYVQELLPEEYVPAGRRIFRLIESEFERTEDALLLIAEHRHLLEDNPPLQRSIALRNASIAPLGYLQAILLKYLRGTARTAHSYSRSELLRGALLTINGIAAGMRNTG
- a CDS encoding iron uptake porin; this encodes MRNVYVSWGLAGALGLLAVISQPAQAEVPTTSVNDLSNPSLFTKDSPKSSQVNSVSELTDVDPNSWAFQALKNVVERYGCLEGYPNKTYKGNRPLSRYEFAAGLNACLEKVNELITASTSNLATKEDLAVLQRLAEEFRNELAALRGRVDFLEAKTKELESKLFSTTAKLDAEVIMSAEIQGADVNAFIRDSAGNLQLTGGGANVNSIARTRLNIRANSLITRGDQLRIRLNGRTGDSTPFTSSQGRVARIDYAGAAGDTSPTGVAAVDFDKVYYDFPLSFFGGVDNVRIRFGPRIEAIDLLARMKYTVNEGQNFSWGNFKRDPLFTEITNGPHPGAHLDIRFSRDFALRVLYIAYDGGSAGGAALPGQFPFGGSGLFGGTTQIAAEIGFRPTPSIDIGLGYSYINLSSASSVGGFIYGAASSFGGGDARLVYNTANVGNIGHNVFLAHVDWDITPGIAIFGRYSYDTANFYGRTGNPLNVGGSLDSNTWMAGLALPDLFGKGNLFEAAIIQPIQISNNGVIAFTPGVTNSSTDPRGNLNIFRGNVNPITGQISGTGLPYLRNGTEYDVAVAYRYRVTDRLSLTPEVLFVINPNGVNQQGITVGNLRATFEF
- a CDS encoding glycoside hydrolase family 3 protein, whose translation is MARLPSAGQLNLKQAVGQLLVVRTSGLLLDRQRLYPHWELTSAALEEAIGHYGVGGVLLFGGSLGDTSIKIEAMQRQAAVPLLVAADLEAGCGQHIGGATRLPTARAIGEANDLDLARRCGEITAREARAVGINWVLAPCLDLQSNPRNPVIALRAFAEKPEQVARLGTAFAAGLRSGGVLSAAKHFPGHGDVEVDSHLVLPVVDRERAQLEREDWLPFKAVLAAGIDSLITAHLRVLSLDPDRPATFSRRILSEIVRGEWGYEGLIVTDALTMGAVAGWPEPAVCALEAGADVILMPESVPVAVDQICAALRQGRLSEERLYASVARVLAAKAGLGAATAALVDLEGLDGPALERQIARRAIAVDRDRMGLLPLDRTCPVLQILVVDRALDGSVLPDSVLLDVELGFESYWLEADCPPAFLQFLVERAAVSGRILVQVLTPLRAYRGSAGVHGAAETFLRTVAGERTILASFGNPYLGRDFEALSTVVNAFNNSPASHAALLERLES